In Acidovorax sp. GBBC 1281, a single window of DNA contains:
- a CDS encoding PDDEXK nuclease domain-containing protein, protein MDLSAPLNTSDGYRQLVKQISDTYTQGRVQAVQAVNAQLVQTYWQVGRHIVEFEQAGQVRAEYGKALIDTLAADLGLRHGKGFSRSNLIRFRQFYLAYPGLAEKSATLSHQLTWSHIVELLKIDDPLERGFYEQQALRERWSVRELVRQKDSALFLRLAASQDKAGILQLAAQGQVVEQPADLLREPYVFEFLKIPEPYQVSETQLETLLCDHLQPFLLELGKGFTFVGRQYRVTINGTHHRVDLVFYHRILRCFVLIDLKLGEVQHHDIGQMNLYLGYFANEENVEGDNPPVGIILSRQKDELLVEYATYGMSSQLFVQKYQLYLPDREALRRELEVTLREAGH, encoded by the coding sequence ATGGACCTGAGCGCCCCCCTGAACACCAGCGACGGCTACCGCCAGTTGGTGAAGCAGATTTCCGACACCTACACGCAGGGCCGGGTGCAGGCGGTGCAGGCCGTCAATGCCCAGCTCGTGCAGACCTACTGGCAGGTGGGCCGCCACATCGTGGAGTTCGAGCAGGCGGGGCAGGTGCGCGCCGAGTACGGCAAGGCGCTCATCGACACCCTGGCGGCCGATCTGGGGCTGCGCCACGGCAAGGGTTTCAGCCGCAGCAACCTGATCCGCTTCCGCCAGTTCTACTTGGCCTACCCGGGCCTGGCCGAGAAAAGTGCGACGCTGTCGCACCAATTGACCTGGTCGCACATCGTCGAGCTGCTGAAGATCGACGACCCACTGGAACGTGGCTTCTACGAGCAGCAGGCGCTGCGCGAGCGCTGGTCGGTGCGCGAGCTGGTGCGCCAGAAAGACAGCGCGCTCTTCCTGCGCCTGGCCGCCAGCCAAGACAAGGCCGGCATCCTGCAACTCGCAGCCCAAGGCCAGGTGGTCGAACAACCGGCCGACCTGCTGCGCGAGCCCTACGTCTTCGAGTTCCTGAAGATCCCTGAGCCCTACCAGGTGTCGGAAACGCAGCTCGAAACCCTGCTGTGCGACCACCTGCAGCCCTTCCTGCTGGAGCTGGGCAAGGGCTTCACCTTCGTCGGCCGGCAGTACCGCGTCACGATCAACGGCACGCACCACCGGGTGGACCTGGTCTTCTACCACCGCATCCTGCGCTGCTTCGTGCTCATCGACCTGAAGCTGGGCGAGGTGCAGCACCACGACATCGGGCAGATGAATCTGTACCTGGGCTACTTCGCCAACGAAGAAAACGTGGAAGGCGACAACCCGCCGGTCGGCATTATCCTTAGCCGGCAGAAGGACGAGCTGCTGGTGGAGTACGCGACCTATGGCATGAGCAGCCAGCTGTTCGTGCAGAAGTACCAGCTGTATCTGCCGGATCGGGAGGCGCTGCGGCGGGAGTTGGAAGTGACGTTGCGGGAGGCGGGGCATTGA
- a CDS encoding type I restriction-modification system subunit M, translating to MAIKKSDLYSSLWASCDALRGGMDASQYKDYVLFMLFIKYVSDKYADSQDLRPAIVIPQGASFRAMVTLKGKSDIGDRINTDIIQPLVDANTRLARTDFPDFNDPNKLGEGKDMVDTLSNLIGIFQKPELDFSNNRAEHDDILGDAYEFLMRHFATESGKSKGQFYTPSEVSRVIAQVIGISPENAKASTTAYDPTCGSGSLLLKVAAQAGKRITLEGQEKDVTTAGLARMNMILHDFPTANILSGNTLAAPKFKDGEQLRTYDYVVANPPFSDKAWSTGLVTPLKENDPYKRFSWGDPPAKQGDYAYLLHIIRSMKSTGKGACILPHGVLFRGNAEAVIREQLVRSGILKGIIGLPANLFYGTGIPACIVVLDKQNALARKGVFVIDASKGYIKDGNKNRLREQDIHRIVDTFTRQVDIARYARMVPLAEIADPKNDFNLNLPRYIDSSEPEDLQDIDGHLRGGIPERDLDAFAADWQVLPGVRQALFESAGRPGYARLKLPLTEVKSTVLGHSEFAAFTRKVNTLLDKWQQAITPRLMGFDQGDHPKALIDTVSETLLAAFQAAPLLDAYDVYQHLMDYWAGTMQDDAYLVAADGWVKGAQPREIVKLPNKDNKLVWPEAHDYLQGKRRFKSDLIPKALLVARYFAKEQTAIDATRAELEALQAQLTELEEEHSGEDAVFSGFDGITAAAVKDRIRELSEGGDGDDAVELAVLKQWQRHADKVAALKKQLREAEAALDTLAFQKYPKLKEAEVKALVIDNKWLACLHADVQGELDRISQTLTGRIRELAERYATPLPQLTDEVEALARRVDEHLKKMGFAWT from the coding sequence ATGGCCATCAAAAAATCCGACCTCTATTCCTCTCTGTGGGCCTCCTGCGATGCCCTGCGCGGCGGCATGGATGCCAGCCAGTACAAGGACTATGTCCTGTTCATGCTGTTCATCAAGTACGTTTCAGACAAGTACGCCGACAGCCAAGACCTCCGCCCTGCCATCGTCATCCCGCAAGGTGCCAGCTTCAGAGCCATGGTGACGCTCAAGGGCAAGAGTGACATCGGGGACCGGATCAACACCGACATCATCCAGCCGCTGGTCGACGCCAACACCCGCCTGGCCCGTACCGACTTCCCCGACTTCAACGACCCCAACAAGCTCGGCGAAGGCAAGGACATGGTGGACACGCTGTCCAACCTGATCGGCATCTTCCAAAAGCCTGAACTCGACTTCTCGAACAACCGCGCCGAGCACGACGACATCCTCGGTGATGCCTACGAGTTTCTGATGCGGCACTTCGCCACCGAGTCGGGCAAGTCGAAAGGGCAGTTCTATACCCCGTCGGAGGTCAGCCGCGTCATCGCGCAGGTGATCGGCATCTCGCCCGAGAACGCGAAAGCCTCGACGACTGCGTACGACCCGACATGCGGCTCGGGCTCGCTGCTTTTGAAGGTGGCCGCCCAGGCAGGCAAGCGCATCACGCTCGAAGGGCAAGAGAAGGACGTGACCACCGCGGGTCTTGCCCGAATGAACATGATCCTGCACGACTTTCCCACAGCCAACATCCTCTCGGGCAACACCCTGGCTGCGCCGAAGTTCAAAGACGGCGAACAACTGCGCACCTACGACTATGTGGTGGCGAACCCGCCATTTTCCGACAAGGCCTGGAGCACCGGCCTGGTGACGCCGCTCAAAGAGAACGACCCCTACAAGCGCTTCAGCTGGGGCGACCCACCGGCCAAGCAGGGCGACTATGCCTATCTGCTGCACATCATCCGGTCGATGAAGAGCACGGGCAAAGGCGCCTGCATCCTGCCCCACGGGGTGCTCTTCCGGGGCAACGCCGAGGCGGTGATCCGCGAGCAACTGGTTCGCTCCGGCATCCTCAAAGGCATCATCGGCCTGCCGGCCAACCTGTTCTACGGCACCGGCATTCCGGCCTGCATCGTGGTGCTCGACAAGCAGAACGCCTTGGCCCGCAAGGGCGTGTTCGTGATCGATGCCTCCAAGGGCTACATCAAGGACGGGAACAAGAACCGCCTTCGCGAGCAGGACATCCACCGCATCGTCGACACCTTCACTCGGCAGGTCGACATCGCGCGCTACGCCCGCATGGTGCCACTGGCCGAGATTGCCGACCCGAAGAACGACTTCAACCTCAACCTGCCGCGCTACATCGACAGCAGCGAACCCGAAGACCTGCAAGACATCGACGGCCACCTGCGTGGAGGCATCCCCGAGCGCGACCTCGATGCCTTCGCTGCCGATTGGCAGGTGCTGCCCGGTGTGCGGCAAGCCCTGTTCGAGTCTGCCGGCCGCCCCGGCTACGCCCGCCTGAAGCTGCCGCTGACCGAAGTGAAGTCCACCGTGCTCGGCCATTCGGAGTTCGCCGCGTTCACGAGGAAAGTGAACACCTTGTTGGACAAGTGGCAGCAGGCCATCACGCCACGCCTGATGGGTTTTGACCAGGGCGACCACCCCAAGGCCTTGATCGACACCGTGTCCGAAACCCTGCTCGCCGCCTTCCAGGCCGCCCCGCTGCTGGACGCGTATGACGTGTACCAGCACCTGATGGACTACTGGGCCGGGACCATGCAGGACGACGCCTACCTCGTGGCCGCCGACGGCTGGGTGAAGGGCGCACAGCCGCGCGAGATCGTCAAGCTGCCCAACAAGGACAACAAGCTCGTCTGGCCCGAAGCGCACGACTACCTGCAGGGCAAGCGGCGCTTCAAGTCCGACCTGATCCCCAAGGCCCTGCTCGTGGCCCGCTATTTCGCCAAGGAGCAGACCGCCATCGACGCCACCCGCGCCGAACTGGAAGCACTGCAAGCGCAGCTCACCGAGCTGGAAGAAGAGCACAGCGGCGAGGACGCCGTGTTCTCCGGCTTCGACGGCATCACCGCCGCGGCAGTGAAAGATCGCATCCGGGAGCTCAGCGAAGGCGGCGATGGTGACGACGCCGTCGAGTTGGCGGTTCTGAAGCAATGGCAGCGGCACGCCGACAAGGTGGCTGCGCTGAAGAAGCAGCTGCGCGAGGCCGAGGCCGCGCTCGACACACTGGCTTTCCAGAAGTACCCGAAGCTGAAAGAGGCCGAGGTCAAGGCCCTGGTGATCGACAACAAGTGGCTGGCCTGCCTGCACGCCGACGTGCAGGGCGAGCTGGACCGCATCTCGCAAACGCTGACCGGCCGCATCCGCGAGCTGGCCGAGCGCTACGCCACCCCGCTGCCGCAACTCACCGACGAGGTCGAAGCCCTGGCCCGCCGCGTTGACGAGCATCTGAAGAAGATGGGCTTCGCATGGACCTGA
- a CDS encoding restriction endonuclease subunit S encodes MDGALVGRSFATISKADLPSLLVQRVARLRSKSLDQGLLSAWIGSDHFVRHIDLVKTHTAIPHISPRDIREFVLAAPKNPDEQHAIAEALGDVDALLAGLDRLIAKKRDLKQAAMQQLLTGQTRLKGFHAEWGRATFGELFTFKNGLNKAKHFFGFGTPIVNYMDVFSNGKILCTRLTGRVSLSKQELSNFDVRRGDVLFTRTSETPEEVGMASVVGDEPNETVFSGFLLRGRPRSGVLCDEFKAYCFRSSFVRSQIVSKASYTTRALTNGRLLSGVVLPVPPLAEQSAIAAALSDMDAEILGLETRRDKTQALKQAMMQELLTGRIRLI; translated from the coding sequence ATGGACGGCGCGTTGGTAGGCCGTAGTTTCGCGACCATCTCTAAAGCTGATCTTCCTTCTCTGCTCGTTCAGCGCGTTGCGAGACTTCGCTCAAAGTCGCTTGATCAAGGCTTGTTGAGTGCGTGGATCGGCAGCGATCATTTTGTTCGGCACATTGATCTCGTAAAGACCCATACAGCAATTCCTCACATCAGCCCACGCGACATTCGAGAGTTTGTGTTGGCTGCGCCGAAGAACCCCGATGAGCAACACGCGATTGCGGAAGCGTTGGGCGATGTGGATGCCCTGCTGGCCGGGCTGGATCGGCTCATCGCCAAGAAGCGCGACCTCAAACAGGCCGCCATGCAGCAACTCCTCACCGGCCAGACTCGGCTCAAGGGGTTCCACGCTGAATGGGGCCGAGCGACGTTTGGCGAACTTTTCACCTTCAAGAACGGTTTGAACAAGGCCAAGCACTTCTTCGGCTTCGGCACGCCCATCGTGAATTACATGGACGTCTTCTCGAACGGGAAGATCTTGTGCACGCGACTTACAGGCCGGGTCTCGCTGTCGAAGCAGGAACTCAGCAATTTCGATGTTCGCAGGGGGGATGTACTTTTCACGCGAACGTCAGAAACACCTGAAGAAGTCGGCATGGCCTCTGTGGTCGGCGATGAGCCGAACGAGACGGTGTTCAGCGGCTTCCTTCTGCGTGGCCGCCCTCGAAGCGGAGTGCTCTGCGACGAGTTCAAGGCCTACTGCTTCAGGTCGTCTTTCGTCCGTTCGCAGATTGTCTCGAAGGCGAGCTACACCACTCGGGCGCTGACGAACGGCCGGCTCCTGTCGGGAGTCGTGTTGCCCGTGCCGCCGCTAGCAGAACAATCCGCGATTGCTGCTGCCTTGTCCGACATGGACGCGGAGATCCTGGGCCTGGAAACTCGCCGCGACAAGACCCAAGCTCTCAAGCAAGCCATGATGCAAGAGCTACTCACGGGCCGCATCCGATTGATCTGA
- a CDS encoding SfnB family sulfur acquisition oxidoreductase — MTARPALQQQSPEIPTDVARIATDAQAIAAAHQLAAEFAPGASERDRDRRLPWDELTRWSASGLGAITVPRAYGGPQVSYATLAEVFVILNAADPSIGQIPQNHFGVLGVLREIGTEAQKQRFYGEVLAGRRLGNAGPERKVDGATTILQSGTRLRTTPDGLRLTGKRFYSTGALFAHRIPVRAIDDAGRAVQAWVPRDAPGVALVDDWDAFGQRTTASGTVVFDDVPVDADDVLPLWQLADRPGLYGPSSQLLQAAIDQGIAEAAVADAQRFVRERARPWVDSGVQHAHDDPYVIADVGRLQIDLHAAREVLRETGALFDALAAQDTLSAEDSARASVAVAEAKVLTTRIALEASEKLFELAGSAATRAAPNLGRHWRNARVHTLHDPVRWKLHLIGNHRLNGALPARHSWN; from the coding sequence ATGACTGCAAGACCGGCACTGCAACAACAATCACCCGAGATTCCCACCGACGTGGCGCGGATCGCCACCGATGCGCAAGCCATCGCCGCCGCACACCAACTGGCGGCTGAATTCGCCCCCGGCGCCTCCGAGCGCGACCGCGATCGCCGCCTGCCCTGGGATGAACTCACACGCTGGTCCGCCAGCGGGCTGGGCGCCATCACCGTGCCGCGCGCCTACGGCGGCCCACAGGTGTCCTACGCCACGCTGGCCGAGGTGTTCGTGATCCTGAACGCGGCCGATCCGTCCATCGGGCAGATTCCGCAGAACCATTTCGGCGTGCTGGGCGTGCTGCGCGAGATCGGCACCGAGGCGCAAAAGCAGCGCTTCTACGGCGAGGTGCTGGCCGGCCGGCGGCTGGGCAATGCCGGGCCCGAGCGCAAGGTGGACGGCGCGACCACCATCCTGCAAAGCGGCACGCGCCTGCGCACCACGCCAGACGGCCTGCGCCTGACGGGCAAGCGCTTTTATTCCACGGGCGCGCTATTCGCGCACCGCATTCCCGTGCGTGCCATCGACGACGCGGGCCGCGCCGTGCAGGCCTGGGTGCCGCGCGATGCGCCGGGCGTTGCGTTGGTGGACGACTGGGACGCCTTCGGCCAGCGCACCACCGCCAGCGGCACGGTGGTGTTCGACGACGTGCCGGTGGATGCCGACGATGTGCTGCCCCTGTGGCAGCTGGCCGACCGGCCGGGCCTCTACGGCCCCTCGTCGCAACTGCTGCAGGCGGCCATCGACCAGGGCATTGCCGAAGCGGCCGTGGCCGATGCGCAGCGCTTCGTGCGCGAGCGCGCCCGGCCCTGGGTGGATTCGGGCGTGCAGCACGCGCACGACGACCCCTACGTGATCGCCGACGTGGGGCGCCTGCAGATCGACCTGCATGCCGCACGCGAGGTGCTGCGCGAGACCGGCGCGTTGTTCGACGCCCTGGCCGCGCAGGACACCCTCAGCGCGGAGGACAGCGCACGCGCCTCGGTGGCCGTGGCCGAAGCCAAGGTGCTGACCACGCGCATCGCGCTGGAGGCGAGCGAAAAGCTGTTCGAACTGGCCGGCTCGGCCGCCACGCGCGCCGCGCCCAACCTGGGCCGCCACTGGCGCAACGCCCGCGTGCACACGCTGCACGACCCCGTGCGCTGGAAGCTGCACCTGATCGGCAACCACCGCCTGAACGGCGCCCTGCCCGCGCGGCATTCCTGGAACTGA
- a CDS encoding LLM class flavin-dependent oxidoreductase: MNCVGHINHGLWTHPRDRSTDYRTLAYWTDLARTLERGLFDGLFLADIVGTYDVYQGNVDVPLRESIQLPVNDPLLLVPAMAAATQHLGFGVTVNLSYEAPYLLARRFSTLDHLTNGRIGWNVVTGYLDSAARAMGQPQQLPHDERYERADEYLEVLYQLWEGSWEDGAVRRDKAARVFADPARVHPVQHQGRYFDVEGYHLSEPSPQRTPVLFQAGSSGRGQQFAARHAECVFISPPNKEAARKTVQALRKQLVRAGRRPDDVKVFVGAAVVVGHTEAEAREKHADYLRYASREAGLAHFAASTGIDFAQYDLDAPVDYSPGNAIESASRTAQQHGWTRRKLLELFSLGGRYPAIVGDAQQVADELQSWVAETGVDGFNLSRTVVPESYEDFIDLVVPELQSRGVYKTEYAEGTLRSRLFGEGDRLPARHAAHSFRRQPPSAAAHRPPQTHPALEAQP; this comes from the coding sequence ATGAACTGCGTGGGCCACATCAACCACGGCCTGTGGACGCACCCGCGCGACCGCAGCACCGACTACCGCACGCTGGCCTACTGGACCGATCTGGCCCGCACGCTGGAGCGCGGCCTGTTCGACGGCCTGTTCCTGGCTGACATCGTGGGCACCTACGACGTGTACCAGGGCAACGTGGACGTGCCGCTGCGCGAATCCATCCAATTGCCGGTGAACGACCCGCTGCTGCTGGTGCCGGCCATGGCCGCCGCCACGCAGCACCTGGGCTTCGGCGTGACGGTGAACCTGTCGTACGAAGCGCCCTACCTGCTGGCGCGGCGCTTTTCCACGCTGGACCATTTGACAAACGGGCGCATCGGCTGGAACGTGGTGACCGGCTACCTGGACAGCGCCGCGCGCGCCATGGGCCAGCCGCAGCAACTGCCGCACGACGAGCGCTACGAGCGCGCCGACGAGTACCTGGAGGTGCTCTACCAGCTGTGGGAGGGCAGTTGGGAAGACGGCGCGGTGCGCCGCGACAAGGCGGCGCGCGTGTTCGCCGACCCGGCGCGCGTGCACCCAGTGCAGCACCAAGGCCGGTACTTCGATGTGGAGGGCTACCACCTGAGCGAGCCCTCGCCGCAGCGCACGCCAGTGCTGTTCCAGGCCGGCAGCTCGGGCCGGGGCCAGCAGTTCGCGGCGCGCCATGCCGAGTGCGTGTTCATCTCGCCCCCCAACAAAGAGGCTGCACGCAAGACCGTGCAGGCCCTGCGCAAGCAACTGGTGCGGGCCGGCCGCCGGCCCGATGACGTGAAGGTCTTCGTGGGCGCGGCGGTGGTGGTGGGCCACACCGAGGCCGAGGCGCGCGAGAAGCACGCGGACTACCTGCGCTACGCCAGCCGCGAGGCGGGCCTGGCGCATTTCGCGGCCAGCACGGGCATCGACTTCGCGCAGTACGACCTGGACGCGCCGGTGGACTACTCGCCCGGCAACGCCATCGAATCGGCCAGCCGCACGGCCCAGCAGCACGGCTGGACGCGCCGCAAGCTGCTCGAACTCTTCTCGCTGGGCGGCCGCTACCCGGCCATCGTGGGCGATGCGCAGCAGGTGGCCGACGAACTGCAATCGTGGGTGGCCGAGACCGGCGTGGACGGCTTCAACCTGAGCCGCACCGTGGTGCCCGAAAGCTACGAGGACTTCATCGACCTGGTGGTGCCCGAGCTGCAAAGCCGGGGCGTCTACAAGACCGAATACGCCGAAGGCACGCTGCGCAGCCGCCTGTTCGGCGAGGGCGACCGACTGCCGGCCCGGCATGCCGCCCATTCCTTCCGGCGCCAGCCCCCCAGCGCCGCCGCCCACCGGCCGCCCCAAACCCATCCCGCCCTGGAAGCTCAGCCATGA
- a CDS encoding SfnB family sulfur acquisition oxidoreductase, with product MALLQSIEPLAAASTPAEPAPALPAARPPHRIATDTEALAAAQRYAARIAPGAAQRDRERLLPWDALDDFVATGLWAITVPREYGGPGVSAGTLAEVTALVSAADGSIGQIPQNHFYALEVLRVGGTDAQKRFFYGRVLAGDRFGNALAEIGHQDFQRRTRLVPDGDGFRVQGRKFYCTGALYAHWIPTLVVAREDGRDVTYLAFVPRTDEGVRVTDDWDGFGQRVTGSGSVQFDDVRVEAEWVVPFLASFERPTTIGPLAQILHAAIDLGLARGGLAATLPFVREHARPWIDARVERAADDPLLIQQVGDTAVRLRAAEALVRRAGRFVDAAQADPTEQRVAEASIAVAEARALTTTASLDAGTRLFELGGTSATTGQKGLDRFWRNARTHTLHDPVRWKYHAIGNFHLNGRIPPRHGAI from the coding sequence ATGGCCTTGTTGCAATCCATTGAACCGCTCGCAGCCGCATCCACGCCCGCCGAGCCAGCCCCGGCCTTGCCCGCGGCCCGGCCGCCGCATCGCATCGCCACCGACACCGAGGCCCTTGCCGCCGCGCAGCGCTATGCCGCGCGCATCGCCCCCGGCGCGGCCCAGCGCGACCGCGAGCGCCTGCTGCCCTGGGACGCGCTGGACGACTTCGTCGCCACCGGCCTGTGGGCGATCACCGTTCCGCGCGAGTACGGCGGCCCGGGCGTATCGGCCGGCACGCTGGCCGAGGTCACGGCGCTGGTCAGCGCGGCCGATGGCTCCATCGGCCAGATTCCGCAGAACCACTTCTACGCGCTGGAGGTGCTGCGCGTGGGCGGCACCGACGCGCAAAAGCGCTTCTTCTACGGCCGCGTGCTGGCGGGCGATCGCTTCGGCAATGCGTTGGCGGAGATCGGCCACCAGGACTTTCAGCGCCGCACCCGCCTGGTGCCGGATGGCGACGGCTTTCGGGTGCAGGGGCGCAAGTTCTATTGCACCGGGGCGCTCTATGCGCACTGGATCCCCACGCTGGTCGTGGCCAGGGAAGACGGGCGCGACGTGACCTACCTCGCGTTCGTTCCACGCACCGACGAGGGCGTGCGCGTCACCGACGACTGGGACGGCTTCGGCCAGCGCGTGACGGGCAGCGGCTCCGTGCAGTTCGATGACGTGCGCGTGGAGGCCGAATGGGTCGTGCCGTTTCTGGCCTCGTTCGAGCGGCCCACCACCATCGGCCCGCTGGCGCAGATCCTGCACGCGGCCATCGACCTGGGGCTGGCGCGGGGGGGCCTCGCGGCCACGCTGCCGTTCGTGCGCGAGCATGCCCGGCCCTGGATCGATGCGCGCGTGGAGCGCGCCGCCGACGACCCGCTGCTGATCCAGCAGGTGGGCGACACCGCCGTGCGGCTGCGCGCGGCCGAGGCCCTGGTGCGCCGCGCTGGCCGCTTCGTCGATGCGGCCCAGGCCGACCCGACCGAACAGCGCGTGGCCGAGGCCTCCATTGCCGTGGCCGAGGCGCGTGCGCTCACCACCACGGCGTCGCTGGATGCCGGCACGCGCCTTTTCGAGCTGGGCGGCACCTCGGCCACCACGGGCCAGAAGGGCCTGGACCGCTTCTGGCGCAACGCGCGCACCCACACGCTGCACGACCCGGTGCGCTGGAAGTACCACGCCATCGGCAACTTCCATCTCAACGGCCGCATTCCGCCGCGCCACGGCGCGATCTGA
- a CDS encoding MetQ/NlpA family ABC transporter substrate-binding protein gives MKPRRFLQALFTFSTFIGTALFAGNALAAPLKIGVVPGIFADSVEVAAKEAKAQGLDIQVVEFTDWTTPNVALESGDIDLNYYQNSNYLANAVRSKGFNFVSVQPGILSYLGLYSTRHQSLADVPNGAKVAIASDPVNIGRALRLLQHAGLITLRPDTGLLGTQADIRSNPKNLQFIEIEGPQLVRATQDVDLAQGFPYFIIPSKAFDATKGLAYTSYEDDSWAIQFVARKDKAADPRIAQFLTIYQNSDAVRKAIHAFYLNDPKLYRLTWLKR, from the coding sequence ATGAAGCCACGCCGTTTTCTGCAAGCTCTTTTCACGTTCTCCACGTTCATCGGCACGGCCCTGTTCGCCGGCAACGCCTTGGCTGCGCCGCTCAAGATCGGCGTGGTGCCGGGCATCTTTGCCGACTCGGTCGAGGTGGCCGCCAAGGAGGCCAAGGCCCAGGGACTGGACATTCAGGTGGTGGAGTTCACCGACTGGACGACTCCCAATGTGGCGCTGGAGTCGGGCGACATCGACCTGAACTACTACCAGAACAGCAACTACCTGGCGAACGCCGTGCGCAGCAAGGGCTTCAACTTCGTCAGCGTGCAGCCCGGCATCCTGTCGTACCTGGGGCTTTACTCCACCCGGCACCAATCGCTGGCGGATGTGCCCAACGGCGCCAAGGTCGCCATCGCCAGCGACCCCGTCAACATCGGCCGCGCCCTGCGCCTGCTGCAGCACGCCGGGCTGATCACGCTGCGCCCAGACACCGGGCTGCTGGGCACGCAGGCCGACATCCGCTCCAACCCGAAGAACCTGCAGTTCATCGAGATCGAAGGCCCGCAACTGGTGCGCGCCACGCAGGACGTGGATCTGGCGCAGGGCTTTCCTTATTTCATCATTCCGTCGAAGGCGTTCGATGCGACCAAAGGCCTGGCCTACACCAGCTATGAGGACGACTCCTGGGCCATCCAGTTCGTGGCGCGCAAGGACAAGGCGGCGGACCCGCGCATCGCGCAGTTCCTGACCATCTACCAAAACTCCGACGCTGTGCGCAAGGCGATCCACGCCTTCTACCTGAACGACCCCAAGCTCTACCGCCTGACCTGGCTGAAGCGCTGA